In Zea mays cultivar B73 chromosome 7, Zm-B73-REFERENCE-NAM-5.0, whole genome shotgun sequence, the following proteins share a genomic window:
- the LOC103631853 gene encoding uncharacterized protein, whose protein sequence is MEGLHAQSAACHRQRAILSIRARNARPCAKSSLDAPRRLAQPVEQIRVDPVSISRQPGESRRECRPPPFDSDAPRTTPPKPSSKSALCKWWRSLAPALLAAALAITVAALRPATEHADAKGRPPLWFWPGGVFKVALFADLHYGEDAWTDWGPAQDAASDRVMAAVLDAENPDLVVYEQP, encoded by the exons ATGGAAGGTCTCCACGCGCAATCCGCCGCCTGCCATCGCCAGCGCGCAATCCTTTCCATCCGCGCCCGCAACGCCCGCCCCTGCGCCAAATCCTCCTTGGACGCGCCCCGACGGCTGGCGCAACCCGTCGAGCAAATCCGCGTAGATCCCGTCTCCATCTCCCGTCAACCAGGCGAGTCCCGCCGTGAATGTCGCCCACCTCCCTTCGACTCCGACGCTCCCAGGACCACACCGCCCAAGCCGTCGAGCAAATCCGCGTTGTGCAAGTGGTGGCGCAGCCTCGCGCCCGCCCTGCTCGCCGCCGCACTGGCGATCACGGTGGCCGCGCTGCGGCCGGCGACGGAGCACGCGGACGCCAAGGGGCGGCCGCCGCTGTGGTTCTGGCCAGGAGGAGTGTTCAAAGTGGCCCTGTTCGCGGACCTGCATTATGGCGAGGACGCGTGGACGGACTGGGGCCCCGCGCAGGACGCCGCGTCCGACCGCGTCATGGCCGCCGTCCTCGACGCCGAGAACCCAG ACTTGGTGGTGTACGAGCAGCCATAG
- the LOC103631852 gene encoding transcription factor EMB1444 — MHEILAGMSTHIIQLLQGLCSDGLWRYGVFWSFKSETNGWILTWGDGYVNKMIEDWQMGDLSASPTVRKNQTIPSSWCKKSYPFCPIEAALMRMPSHLYPLGEGIIGKVALTGQHCWISANELCSTAMHKYQEDWQLQFAAGIKTVLLVPVVPHGVLQLGSLDTVFESAVLVALIKDMFHKICDASVSHASLSTGSAYSNNLSLPTATLSINHPDVNLIYSSAQIVNADHHSLTHPFSTSEIPILEDITIGSYRTIPTGWPNGLLGDNGTIGHEYFEGFSLTDMAHWNQENTHGSTIVVNDGAMLSNTSIHSEFHGDVMVMSREEHELFTWRCRLKQEPTSPALPQLNDNSADLYVQLETNNYAELLLDTIIYQTGHTSNIESAPSAESPISCKTQVKKDHSLRVDESPISDIPGRQDLSPISINEGFISCAMTDGRVEINKTIPEECLVENTHRINSAEIKRRCRKVELQRPRPRDRQLIQDRMKGLRELIPNASKCSIDALLDKTIAYMLFLQSVSEKAEKIQNTLEDKESHDETKKQLERCPLRVEELNQPGHLLIEMLCEDYEVFLEMAHVLKGLKVSILKGVLEYRSDKFCARFVIEGSDGFNQMQILCPLMHLLRRR, encoded by the exons atgCATGAAATTTTAGCTGGGATGAGCACACATATCATACAATTGTTACAAGGCCTGTGTTCTGATGGTTTATGGAGGTATGGTGTCTTCTGGTCATTCAAAAGTGAGACGAATGGGTG GATCTTGACTTGGGGTGATGGATATGTCAATAAAATGATAGAAGACTGGCAAATGGGAGATCTATCTGCTAGCCCCACTGTTCGTAAGAATCAGACAATACCTTCTTCGTGGTGCAAGAAAAGCTATCCATTTTGCCCCATTGAGGCAGCACTGATGAGAATGCCTAGCCATTTGTACCCTCTTGGAGAAGG GATTATTGGTAAAGTAGCACTTACAGGACAACATTGCTGGATTTCTGCCAATGAGCTTTGTTCAACAGCTATGCATAAG TACCAAGAAGACTGGCAGCTGCAGTTTGCAGCGGGAATCAAG ACGGTTCTGCTTGTACCAGTGGTTCCTCACGGGGTTCTTCAGCTGGGCTCTTTAGATACG GTTTTCGAAAGTGCAGTGTTGGTGGCACTCATAAAGGACATGTTTCATAAGATTTGTGATGCTTCGGTTTCTCATGCTTCTTTATCCACTGGGTCTGCCTACTCAAATAATTTGAGTCTACCAACTGCAACCCTATCAATCAATCATCCAGATGTTAACTTGATATATAGTTCTGCTCAGATCGTGAATGCTGATCACCACAGTTTAACACATCCCTTCAGTACATCGGAAATTCCAATACTAGAAGACATCACTATAGGTTCTTACAGAACTATTCCAACAGGTTGGCCTAATGGACTGTTGGGCGATAATGGCACCATTGGGCATGAATATTTTGAAGGCTTTTCTCTGACAGATATGGCACATTGGAACCAAGAGAATACTCATGGCAGCACTATTGTTGTAAATGATGGTGCAATGCTTTCGAATACTTCAATTCATTCAGAGTTTCACGGAGATGTCATGGTAATGTCCAGGGAAGAACATGAGCTCTTCACGTGGCGTTGTAGGCTGAAACAAGAACCTACAAGCCCTGCTCTCCCTCAACTGAATGACAACAGTGCTGATCTTTATGTGCAGCTTGAAACCAACAATTATGCGGAATTGTTACTAGACACAATAATCTACCAGACTGGTCATACATCAAACATTGAATCTGCTCCCTCAGCTGAGTCTCCAATTTCATGCAAAACACAAGTTAAAAAAGATCATTCATTGAGGGTCGATGAATCGCCAATTTCTGATATCCCAGGTCGTCAAGACCTTTCACCTATATCCATAAATGAAGGGTTTATAAGTTGTGCAATGACTGATGGACGTGTGGAAATCAACAAGACCATACCTGAAGAATGCTTAGTTGAAAATACGCACAGGATAAATTCAGCTGAAATCAAAAGAAGATGCAGAAAAGTTGAGCTCCagagaccaagaccaagggacaGGCAATTAATTCAAGATAGGATGAAGGGGTTGAGGGAGCTTATTCCAAATGCATCAAAG TGCAGCATTGATGCTCTACTGGACAAAACCATAGCATACATGCTGTTCCTGCAAAGTGTATCCGAGAAAGCTGAGAAG ATTCAGAATACATTGGAAGACAAGGAATCCCACGATGAGACAAAGAAGCAACTTGAAAGGTGCCCACTAAGAGTGGAAGAGCTTAaccagcctggccatcttctcatcGAG ATGTTGTGCGAGGACTATGAAGTCTTTCTTGAGATGGCACACGTGCTGAAGGGTCTTAAGGTGAGCATACTGAAAGGAGTGCTGGAGTATCGTTCCGACAAGTTTTGTGCTCGCTTTGTCATCGAG GGTTCGGATGGTTTCAACCAGATGCAGATTCTGTGCCCGCTGATGCATCTCCTGCGCAGGAGATGA